One Ranitomeya variabilis isolate aRanVar5 chromosome 5, aRanVar5.hap1, whole genome shotgun sequence DNA window includes the following coding sequences:
- the LOC143773438 gene encoding uncharacterized protein LOC143773438, which yields MCRADCKCVFNLQNHQDTAAAHQDTAAAHQDTATAHQDTATAHQDTAAAHQDHKTMSSSDSPPPQQQRVSEAESDEELSEGGETGGEMQVEEEPSAAAAAPAAAAEGSPRQSQSRRTRRHGRPSASQRAPAEEEDDDDDDIDVDCLIEEVREREPLWNMADRRHADTGVTRRLWDEVCRTLFPRRESLHPQQQSKLVGKVRKRWRSLRDRFKREFNDEMKAPSGSAGRKRSRYKYGQALSFLRRTMLSRVTFSSHRAPASSSAPSEAIPPESATEGHVGRPHTSVPSSDPSVLSSDPSVPSTSSAPSSGALLQASLLASDAEQLAFPLPHPSDPATSTPPLGSWRQRQRGQERSYAPEFLHLNASFQGSFKILGEQVTAGFNMVQSRISETSQETSSRLDRLHSACKQAADFQMNEQNAQQLDEIIFCAKDHRSRQHLILCKQHSLY from the exons atgtgtcgagcagattgcaagtgtgtctttaacttacagaaccaccaggacacagccgctgcccaccaggacacagccgctgcccaccaggacacagccactgcccaccaggacacagccactgcccaccaggacacagccgctgcccaccaggaccacaaaacgatgtcctcttctgacagccctcctccacagcaacagcgtgtatcg gaagctgaatcagatgaggagctgtcagaagggggcgagacgggtggagagatgcaagtggaggaggaaccaagt gctgctgctgctgctcctgctgctgccgctgaaggctctcccagacagtcccagagtcggcggactcgtcgccacggtcggccatca gcttcacagcgtgctcccgcagaagaggaggatgatgatgatgatgacattgatgtagactgtctcatcgaggaggttcgtgagcgggagccgctgtggaacatggctgaccgcaggcatgcagataccggtgtcacccgtcggctctgggacgaagtgtgtcgcaccctgtttccaaggcgggagagccttcatcctcagcagcagagcaaactag ttggaaaggttaggaagcggtggcggtcactgagggatcgctttaagagggaattcaatgatgagatgaaggccccgagtggctctgcaggaaggaagaggagcagatataaatatggccaggccctctccttcctgaggcgaacaatgctgagcagagt caccttctccagccaccgggcgcctgcatcttcctctgcgccctctgaagcgatccctcctgagtccgccactgagggccacgtcggtaggccccacacctctgtcccctcctctgacccctctgtcctctcctctgacccctctgtcccctccacttcatccgccccaagcagtggagcattattgcaggcttcattgctcgcatctgatgctgaacagttagcgttccctttaccccacccctctgatcctgccacctcgacaccaccattaggttcgtggcggcagcgccagaggggtcaggaaaggagctatgctcctgagttcttacacctgaatgcatccttccaaggctctttcaaaattttgggagagcaagtgactgctggtttcaacatggtgcaatcacgcatcagtgaaacaagccaggaaaccagcagtcgcttggataggctgcattcagct TGTAAACAAGCTGCTGATTTCcaaatgaatgagcaaaatgctcagcAGTTGGATGAAATTATCTTTTGtgcaaaagatcatcgttctcgacAGCacctcatcctgtgtaaacagcacTCGCTGTACTGA